The Kogia breviceps isolate mKogBre1 chromosome 2, mKogBre1 haplotype 1, whole genome shotgun sequence genome segment GGAGGTGCGTTTGAAACCTAGAAGCCAGGTTTCTAAAGggtttccccttttttctttgtgcccccccccccacgtctGATTCCCCGCAGCTTGATGCCAAGAAGAGCCCGCTGGCGCTGTTGGCCCAAACATGCTCTCAGATCGGGAAGCCCGACCCCTCGCCCTCGTCCAAACTCTCCTCGGTCGCCTCCAACGGGGGAGGCGCGGGCGGTGCCGGCGGCGGCGCCGGGGGCGACAAGGACGCAAAGTCGGGCCCCCTCAAGATGAGCGACATCGGCGTGGAGGACAAGTCGAGTTTCAAGCCGTACTCCAAACCCGGCTCGGATAAGAAGGAgccgggaggcggcggcggcggaggcgggggcggcgggggcggcggcgggggggtTTCGGCGGAGAAGTCAGGATTCCGGGTACCGAGCGCCACCTGCCAGCCATTCACGCCCAGGACAGGCAGCCCAAGCTCCAGCGCCTCGGCCTGCTCGCCAGGAGGCATGCTGCCTTCGGCCGGGGGCGGCCCGGAGGGCAAGGACGACAAGAAGGACCCCGAGGCGGGCGGCGCCGGTGGCGGCAGCAAGGGCTCCGGGGGCGCCTCGGCCGAAGGGGGACCCACGGGGTTGGCGCACGGCCGGATTAGCTGTGGCGGCGGGATTAATGTGGACGTGAACCAGCACCCAGATGGGGGCCCCGGGGGCAAGGCTCTAGGCTCGGACTGCGGCGGCTCATCGGGCTCCGGCTCCGGCCCCAGCGCGCCCACCTCCTCCTCCGTGTTGGGCTCTGGGCTGGTGGCGCCCGTGTCGCCCTACAAGCCGGGCCAGACAGTGTTCCCTCTGCCTCCCGCGGGCATGACctacccaggcagcctggctgggGCCTACGCCGGCTACCCGCCCCAGTTCCTGCCACACGGGGTGGCGCTCGACCCCACCAAGCCGGGCAGCCTGGTGGGGGCGCAGctggcggcggccgcggcgggcTCTCTGGGGTGCAGTAAGCCCGCCGGCTCGAGCCCCTTGGCCGGAGCGTCGCCGCCGTCCGTGATGACAGCCAGTTTGTGCCGGGACCCGTACTGCCTCAGCTACCACTGCGCCAGCCACCTGGCGGGGGCGGCGGCAGCCAGCGCGTCGTGCGCTCACGATCCAGCCGCGGCGGCTGCGGCTCTCAAGTCCGGATACCCGCTGGTGTACCCCACGCACCCTCTGCACGGCGTGCACTCATCGCTAACCGCTGCCGCGGCTGCCGGCGCCACACCGCCCTCTCTGGCCGGCCACCCCCTCTACCCCTACGGCTTCATGCTCCCTAACGACCCACTCCCCCACATCTGCAACTGGGTGTCGGCCAACGGGCCTTGCGACAAGCGCTTCGCTACGTCCGAAGAGCTGCTGAGCCACTTGCGGACCCATACGGCCTTCCCCGGGACAGACAAACTGCTGTCGGGCTACCCCAGCTCTTCGTCTCTGGCCAGCGCTGCAGCGGCCGCCATGGCTTGCCACATGCACATCCCCACGTCGGGCGCCCCGGGCAGCCCCGGGACGCTGGCGCTGCGCAGCCCTCACCACGCGCTGGGACTCAGCAGCCGCTACCACCCCTATTCCAAGAGCCCGCTCCCCACGCCCGGCGCTCCCGTGCCCGTGCCCGCCGCCACCGGACCCTACTACTCCCCCTACGCCCTCTACGGACAGAGACTGACCACGGCCTCCGCGCTGGGGTACCAGTGAGGACGGTCGGGAGGGCtgttgagggaaagaaaagaactggggggtggggaagagccGAGGGAGGGGCGGGAACAGGGCAGAGGCTACTGTCACCCGCGCGTGGGGATCACCCgggccagaaaaggaaaaaatatatatataccgtATCTATCTACCCGAAACAGCGACCGAGACCCGGTGGGAAACTCACTCCTCTTTTCCCCACCTCTCATCTCCCCACCCAAACTTTATAAAAGTTGAAAAACTATCATTTGactttttatagaaaaagaaggaaaaaataattgagaaagtGTTCATCTGAGGACTGCATCGGTGGACACTGGTATTTATTTATGTTAGCTCCAAGCGGACCCGTGGTTCAAAAGTGCATTACTTAGTTTGAGCTCCGTAGGTAaaaaggaagagggggaaaaaattaaaacttgaggGTAAAAATGTGGAAAACAAACCCTCCCGTCCCTTGtagattataaataaatacaaaaccgCCACAGAACTAGAGGTCTTCTCTTTAATGTTACTTTAAAATTGCTATGATTGTATTGTACGTTCTTATTTAATGTCTGATTGAAACAAATTTACCTGCATGTTtgttacaaaaaatgaaaaaaaaaaacaaaacaagtcacAATTTGTCAGCTCTGATTTCAAATTGCAATTATTTTTAAGGTGTATACCATCGAAAGAGAATGGATATTTTTTTGTATGtagtctggaagaaaaaaaaaggaaaaacaattctaTTCCAAAACCTCATTTgccttattttgttctttaaaaggaacacttaactatttttaatttttaagtccaCCCGCTGAGAAGGGGACAAGTAAGGTTTACGTCATGTACTAAAATAATAGACAATGTATCGCTTTAAAGATTAAAATTCCGTATATTTGATGTATTAAAAGGTTTTACTTcttattattatccttttttatGTTTGGTTAAAGGGAAAGAAGAGCATGGCAGTTTTGGCCTCAGTGGGTTCCCTGGGCCTCATGGCTACTCATTCTTCCCAGGACCGTGGCCGCATTTACGATTGTTTGGTTGTGATTTTCAGGAAGAGGCAAAGGCTTCAGACGGGCTGGCCAGTCGTGGGGTTGgccttggggaaaatatttttaaaggagattTCACAATTTGGAAAGATAGTGTCCTTAGCTATCGCTAATTTCGTTTTTAATATTTCTCCCAGCAGCTGGTTtgttaaaagtgaaagaaaagaaaaggattttttaattTCTCCCGACTGAGATTTTCGGGAGTTTGGGTTTCGTTTTGTGCAGAGAGCGGCGCAGGTCGGGACTCGCCCGCTCGGCCTCGGCCCGGAGGAGATGCCTCTACCCGCTGTCACTCTCTTGGCTTTCCAAGCATCCCCCGTTCCGGGCGGGCAGCCGGGACCGACTGTGGGTCGGAGGGCGCTTGGGAACCTGTTTCCCAGGCCTGGGGAGGAGAGCGCGCAGGAGCCCTCTTGTCCCTAGGGGGAAAATTAGTtcgctttccttttcttcttctggctgCGGAGGGCCAAAGGCGGCCACCAGCCGACCCCCTCCAGACACCACCCTCCCCCCGGGCTGCTTCCTCTCTCCGGAGTCGGGACCCGCGTCAGGCCGGCGCCGCGGCTGCTTTTCCGCATCCCGATTTCTCTGCAGTCTGCGCTTTATCCCAGTCTGCGCCGCAGGAGAGCGCGCCCGGGCCCGGGACCCGGAAGCCCCTTCCAGTTCGGCCCCGCGAGGGTCCTGGCGCCCACTGTCGCCCTCGCTGGGGCGACCAGATGGACGCCGACGGCCGTTCAGGGTTGCGAGCTCAGCTCCGCAAAGGCGCGGCGGGACTCTCCGTCCGGGCGCGAATCCCCGCGCGGCGCACCGCTCCCTTCTCCCCAGCTTGAGCGGCAGGACGGAGCTGCCTGAAGCGCCCATGGAACCAGGCAGAGAAGATGTCTAATCTTTGGGGGACGGGGGGGCGGGTGTCCaaggcccacccccaccccccacccgcaatcacacacacacacactcatactccAAGCCCGGGAGCAAGTCCTGGTCTCTGGCTGTTTGGGCGCTCGCCCCGCCGGGTCCGCGGGAGTTCTGGGTCCAGAGCTCGCCTTTCctgggatcctgggaccctggagtCGCGGCGCTGAGCGCGCGACCCGAACTCTTCTCTCCCCAGGGTCAGGCCGTTCTGGGTTCTCCGAGCCACCGGTCTCCCTCGGCGTCAAGCTCCCCCTGCTGCCTCGGGAAGCTCACCGCCGCGCAGAGGCCGCCCTCGGCCTCAGACTTCGGTCAGTCAACCGCGCGGCCCCCGCCGCCATTTGCTCGAGGGTTGGTGACTCTGAGATTTTTACACCCTCCTCCCAGCGTCAGCCTCACGCCTGCGGGACCTTTTCCCGTGTTGAACGCAAAGCAGGCCCGGCGACCTCCGGGACGCCGCGGGGAGCTCCTAGGCCTCCTCCTGGAGAGGACTTGGTAGAGGAAGACAGGCTTCGCATCGCCCACCCGGAGGGGGCAGCCTCCCGCGCCTCCGAGCCGCCTGCCCGCACTGCACCCGGGACGACGCCGTCTTGCTCCCACTCTGGACCGGCTAagagaggctgggctgggcctAGCTGGGTCTAGCTTATTGAGAATCTCGGCCGATGGAGCGACTTGTCACCCGCAGGCTCtcggacagacacacacacacacaccccagtggGATGGGAGGACATTCGAGGAGGTGGTGCGGCCCGAGTCCCGAGGACTTCAGTGCCCACGGCTTGTGACATGAAAACCAGGCCCTTGCTCACCCCTCACCAGCACCAGCCCCACGCCCCTGGCCACTCCGACCCATACGCTTCGCTCTCCTTTGCCTCGAGTCTTCGGGCAGGGCCACCACACCTTGCCCGCCGGGACCCACTTAGGAGGGAAGGACCTAGAAATTCCCCAGCCCTGGAATTTCAGGTCTGGGACCGGCACGGAGACGAACCTGGGCACGCTCGTGCCTTCACGCCCAGTCTCgatattttattaacaaaaatcAAACCCAAAACGCCTTGAAATTTTAATGAGACCTCCTTCCCGGAGAATCTCCTCAGAGGCAGTAAAATTCTGGAGCTGGGGGCCGGAGGTTGGGGGAAGAAAGAGTTCCCCGACGTGTGACATGGAGCTGAGTCACCCCCGGCGCCGGGTTAGTGAGGAGAGGGTGCCAGTGTGTGCTGCAGGTCCAGACCAGGCGCGACCCCGCTCGGGGAAACAGACGCCCCATCCTCGCTCCGCGCCCCCGGCTCTCCCGCTGTCTCTTGAACTGCCGCGGGATCCTCCGCCGGCCCGCTGCCGCCGAAGCCCGAGCGGAGCGCGGCGTGTCCGCCAGGCGGCGATGCGGAGTCCAGCGGAGCGGGCAAGAGACCCGGAACCCCGGCCAGCACGCGGGACGCCGGCTGGGTGGTCAGCCGGAGACCCCACGCCTCCACCTTTGCACGGTTTTCGAAGTGGTGTCCCGGAGCTCCCTCCTGGTAGTTCCTTGCTCCTCTCCTGCGAACCATGTCCTCCGCGCTTCTCCACCCGCACTAGCTTCTGCTGTTGTGTTCCCCGTGCTCTCTTTTTCTACGCCAGAGGAGTTAGCCCACATGTCAAGGGCCCCTCCCCATCCAGGGGAGCTCCCACCGACCTCATCAAGGCTCCGACAGGTCACTCTGTCATAGTGAAGTGATCCCCAgacattcatgcattcattcattctcattctctgattatttcctaCGACCTACCCCTTGCCAAGGGCTGCCCATCTCTTTACTCACCCCTGacaaagatggagaaactgaggctaagtCCTGGAAGCCAGTGGCAAGGCCAACAGAGAAAGCCCAAGCTTTTTCCTCCATTCAAGCCCTGCCCCAATCTGTACTTCTGGCAGTGACACTGAGTGACCCTGGTGTCTCTGTGCTGAGTGGTCTTTAAGCAATAAGGAAAGGCAGATGAAAAAGCCTTCTAAGTGATGAACTCCCTGTGCTTTGGAAAACGTGTAAAAGTTGCCCAGAAGGTGAGGCCTGTCCCTGCGAGGCCATCTGATGGTCTCTTCTGCACATATTGCCTTACGGTTCCTCATCTATAATACTATGGCTAGAGGCCTGGTGGTGCTCAGAGTGACTGCCAAGCTGCAGGCTGACCTCACTCTGTTAGGCCCAACCCATATTATCCTGTATTATCCATTGAAACCTCACAATTCCATGAGATTGTTAGAAGCTTTAcccctgctttacagatgagaaaactgaggctcagcagggGAAAGATACTAGCttgaggttacacagctagtgagtgatgAAGTCTATGCAGAGATTCTCACCTTGGCTGCTCCCACCTGAGGCAATTTTAAAGCATAACAATGCCTGGGaggcagagattctgattcagctggGAGAGAGTGTGGTGGAcataactgttttctttttcttttaagttctcagcgtagttattattattttactttttatcaaaGGTAGAGGGAATGGTATACTAGACACCCACAAACCCATCACCCAGCCGCAACAGTTATCAACTCATGACCAACCTTGAGATAGTGCACagcaaaactgggatttgaactcattTCTATCAGACCCAGAGCCCCAGCACTTCACCCTACCCTGTGCTGGAGATCCCCCAAAGTCCTGGAGGCACAGATCTCTCTCTGCCCAGTGTGACCCTGGGGTTTGCCCAGGGGGTGTCTGGGCTGCAGAAAGACTATTGAGCCCCTGGTGAAGCAGCAGCGCCTGATGGGACACCCACAGCACAAGGGGCGTTCTGAAAGAACAGCTTAAAGCCACATGGTACAGTGCAAAGAGCACAAATTTGGGGTCAGGATGGTCTAAATCGAACTCTAGCTCCACCACTGGCTCAactctatgcctcagtttatctgggcctcagttttctcatctgtaaaatggagatatggATACCCACCTaagagggttgttgtgaggctcAAATGAAATCATTAGTGGGAAAATTCCCAACCTACTGTCTGGTCCATACTGGCTCTTAGTAAAgacagatttctttccttcttctcttcccaaAGTATTGTTTCATTATGACCAGCCCCCTTGCTCAAGAACTAACTGTGGCTCCCTGTGGTTTCACTGGTTCAAATTCTCAGTCTACTATCTGGCCATCAGAGTGCCTATAACCATGGTTCATCTTCTGACCTGGCCTCTCTTTGCCTGTTCTACCTTGTGTCTCACCAGTCTTCACAGTCCAGACCCTCTTCCAGCCAGCTAGCCCCCCAGCATCTTTGTTGATTATGCTCATCATACACTTCTTCCCTGGAataccttcctccttccccatccttcAGAACTTTCTCAAGACTCATTTTCAGGAAGCCCTCCAggtttctctctcacacacacacacacacactttccctcACTTCGCATTCCCTCACAACTTAATGCAATGGCAGAGGGTAGACATATAAAGGCCACTGGACTAGGGATGAGGACCCCAGGGTTTGAGTGGTGCCTCTTCATAGTTGTGTGACCATGGACAAGCCACTTATGGCTTCTGTGAAACTTGTCTCCAAAACTGTTATTTGTCTACACACACCATGGGCAGCACATTTACCAACACTAATAATGTTAATAAGCAGCATGCATTTCACGCTTACTTCCAGGCACTCATCTAGTCCTATTACTACTACTGTACTACAATCCtccttttacaggtgaagaaactgactAGCGAGAAGTCACATGTCTGTGCTCCAGCACTGGAGTCCTTAACCACTGTACTCCACTGTGCTAGTCCCTGTGCCTGGAATCTTTGCCCTCTACCTTATTTTCCTAAGTACCAGCAACTCAAAACTCCTGCTTCAAATCTCTGGCCCAGTGTCACCTCCTCCGTGAAGCCCTCCATGTCCTTCCCATTGGATCCAATGCCCTTCTCTTTGCTCCTGTAGCACCTGTCCATCCCATCATACTCTCTTTACATTTTCCTCCCAGCCTGGACTCTGAGGCACTGGGGAGGAGGGATTGTCTCCTGTACCTATTCCTAGTCCTGGCAGCTAGCTTGGTACCTGGAAcctagtagatgttcaataagtgttggagagaaggagggaaagggaaggaaagtggTGGGGCGGGTCGgcggggaagaaagaggaaaacaaaagacagaaggGAGGAAATATGCAAAAGAACTGGGTCCTCTTGGACAGGATGATTCTTccaaagagaggaggaggagaagtagCAGTGGGCTTAGATGAACTTTGGATGTCTTTGCCCCTGGCACAAAACGAGGCCTGGCGAGCTTCCATGCATCAGTTAGAAATTGCATTTGCTGACAATAACAAAGACCCTTAAAGAGTGGCTTAAAGAAGATAAATGTTCCCTTCTCTCAGTCTGGAGGTGGATGGTCCAGGCTAAGAATGGCCTTTGGTCATCAGGCACCCAGggtcctctgccttcctctgtgCCAGCCCAACCAGGAAGCTTTCATCCTCACGTCGTCATCTCTGAGTCCAAAATGGCTGCTGGAGCTCAGCTACCATCACCTCATTCCAGACAACAGGAAGGAGGAGTGAAAAGAGGTAAAAGCGTCCCTCCCTTTTAATGAGTCTTTCTGGAATCCACAGACAACTCCTCAGCTTATACTTCATTGGGCAGAACCTAGTCACATGGCCACgcttagctgcaagggaggctgggaaatgtaatgTTTAGCTGGGCACACTGCTGCCTCAAATCAATTCAGTGTTCTGAATCAACTCAGGGGAGCAAGAAGGGTGGGAGTTGGGGTAGGACATTAGCAGACTCCTCTGCAATCCGCAGAAGGGGTTACCCAGAACTGGAGTCAAGAGAGAGCTCTCTTGTTGGTGGCCTTCCAGAGGGTCACTGGTTGGTGACTTGCACCGCTAAACCACAGATTCTTGTTGATAAAGAGAGCAGGGGTGGCACTTGATAAGTCCTCAAAAGTTGTAATTCTTGTTCCTCTTAGGTGCCTGGAGTCGTATACTGCAATGATTTAGAGTGGGATTTgtcaaaaagtaatttttatgccTATAAAGACCTTTGGTTAGGGACCTGTTCATTTTCGCCATGCAAACCACACACAGCACCAAGCCAGGAAGAAGGGACAGATCGTctttgaaaaaagaacaacaacgaAAATAAAATCTCATGGGATGAAAGGGAGTAGCATTGTAAACCTACCTCCCACCCCCTTCCATGTTATTGGAAAAAAACTGAATACAGCCTCCAACTCAAAAGAGAGGCAGACCAATGATAAATCAACTTTGCACTAACCTTACCTTAAATAATTACAAGGTAACTACAGAAAGGTAAAAGAAACAAGACACaaccaaaaagaacacaaacgTTATCACTGAATCATAGCGACCCTCGAGTGAGCTCTAATCATACCTCCATACATCCACACCGGCGCTTGGGACACACCTATGCCGGGTCCTGGGGAGTGGAGGAGGCAGGTGGGTACAGGGGGGACAGATTCGGAAAAGGGAAGACTTAGGGAGACTCCTAAGACTGAAAGGGGTAAGGAGAAAGCAGGAACAGGGAATCTATGAATGTGAACAGTTTGGTTGCCCTGTTGCTGGAAGCTTCCTCGGCCTTAGGTCTCAAAAAGGGAGAGAGATTTCAGAGTTCTCGGCTGACTTCTTTgcatgtctctctgtgtctctgccaTTTTTCTTTCACACACTTTATAAACAACTCTCCCCCACATCCTCCAGGGGCGATTCCTATGGTGTGGGAATTCTATACCTTCCACATCACTAGTTCTTAAGCCTTTTGTGGGTTGAGGGAAGGATGCAGAgaccacagcttttttttttttttttttttttttttttgagaacccAATAGATAAAAGCAATGGCCCATATACTCAAcattggaaaaataatttcaggGGGTTCATGGGCCTGCAGATTTTAAATCTTTGATATTGAAGGAAATCcaagattttaaatataaaaagagcaTGCCCTTGGGAAACACCCTGAGGGACTCTGGGTTTTCCTTTCTAAATTTTTCTGACCATGGCTACATTCCAACTACTCTGTGTGATTAACCGTAACAAATAACATTTATGTCAACCTACTACAGGCCGGTGTTAACCTGTGCAACCTTCACAATAACTCTATGAAGTGGGCACTATCACTGGCTCCACTTtatggaggaggaaactgaggcacagagaggtaaaatgatttgcccaagaccacacagctaggaagtggcagagctgggattgtgTTATAGGCTACTGGACTCCAGGGACATTATTTTTGTGCTTTTCACCACTGCATAGTGGCCTTTACCTCTCTGTACACTGAAGCCACACAAACCTACCTAAGCCTAATACAGGTGTCAGGCCCCACCTAGTAGTGTGCTGGAATCAGCTCATACTGGCTCACAAGAGCCAACTGtgcacatctcttcccaactcgtCATTCTGTGATGTTATGGTgacagcttgaaatcagccatggtgggagtatttacacca includes the following:
- the ZNF503 gene encoding zinc finger protein 503, with product MSTAPSLSALRSSKHSGGGSGSGGGGGSGSGSADPAWTSALSGNSSGSGPGPGSSPAGSTKPFVHAVPPSDPLRQANRLPIKVLKMLTARTGHILHPEYLQPLPSTPVSPIELDAKKSPLALLAQTCSQIGKPDPSPSSKLSSVASNGGGAGGAGGGAGGDKDAKSGPLKMSDIGVEDKSSFKPYSKPGSDKKEPGGGGGGGGGGGGGGGGVSAEKSGFRVPSATCQPFTPRTGSPSSSASACSPGGMLPSAGGGPEGKDDKKDPEAGGAGGGSKGSGGASAEGGPTGLAHGRISCGGGINVDVNQHPDGGPGGKALGSDCGGSSGSGSGPSAPTSSSVLGSGLVAPVSPYKPGQTVFPLPPAGMTYPGSLAGAYAGYPPQFLPHGVALDPTKPGSLVGAQLAAAAAGSLGCSKPAGSSPLAGASPPSVMTASLCRDPYCLSYHCASHLAGAAAASASCAHDPAAAAAALKSGYPLVYPTHPLHGVHSSLTAAAAAGATPPSLAGHPLYPYGFMLPNDPLPHICNWVSANGPCDKRFATSEELLSHLRTHTAFPGTDKLLSGYPSSSSLASAAAAAMACHMHIPTSGAPGSPGTLALRSPHHALGLSSRYHPYSKSPLPTPGAPVPVPAATGPYYSPYALYGQRLTTASALGYQ